The following are encoded together in the Parabacteroides chongii genome:
- a CDS encoding helix-turn-helix domain-containing protein — MMKYGHCILLLLLISLLCACHPRRSAEEGERFLQKEENYNSRNKYPADTFLISRYSNLLEAEQLYNFTPTQQLRLKLLQLYLFNGYNIPQATRIADKVDDLALRIGNDTLLCTARIQIFLLAQGNGDTTRMLHVIRQQEQLPPSLHHLKDMGFYYMGMAVYYQKQGEWQQALYWLKKARPHVKSVYAWYLQMCQSLLKVEAYSEAQLYTDSIRIVFPEKVTKSNTPYFDFHGQVLLHTNRKKEALDWYAKATEQIETVHKQKGSATYSKQQIQTIYHAALLHHQQGQTDWAIRHLEELQPHKYPILYTSKNNLYNDTLLLPNCLHLLSECYEATGQLQAATRCLQTLDSIQHTEIKRGSISFINYKHELRRNTMLSSNLVELEKAAVHTRQIQYLLYAIISCLLIVIIAGLLAWQRHQRRLRQLYEVLMEQHTIWLQAHETEDILPPGILPLPVEPTSEKSNEPEAPEIPVIEVRQPSQLFLRILHLMDTRKPYRDPSFDLVTLAQLAATNRSQLSSLINRETPNGFSYWLAEYRVNDLIQQTELFPDKSMDELYVLSGFPSRTTFFRQFRLVTGLTPRQYKTQRNRPCFIKSE; from the coding sequence ATGATGAAATACGGTCACTGCATATTACTCCTGCTGCTTATAAGCCTTCTTTGTGCCTGCCACCCACGACGATCGGCAGAAGAAGGGGAACGTTTTCTTCAAAAAGAAGAAAACTATAATTCCCGTAATAAATATCCCGCAGATACTTTCCTTATCAGCCGTTATTCCAATCTTCTGGAAGCTGAACAGCTTTACAACTTCACTCCTACTCAACAACTACGGCTCAAACTATTGCAACTATATCTATTTAATGGATATAATATTCCGCAAGCAACACGAATAGCTGACAAAGTAGATGATTTAGCTCTCCGTATAGGTAATGATACGCTTTTATGCACTGCCCGGATACAGATCTTCCTGCTGGCTCAGGGCAACGGAGATACGACCCGCATGCTCCATGTCATCAGGCAACAAGAGCAATTGCCTCCTTCCCTCCACCACCTCAAAGATATGGGATTTTATTATATGGGTATGGCTGTCTACTACCAGAAACAAGGCGAATGGCAACAGGCTCTTTACTGGCTCAAGAAAGCTCGCCCGCATGTAAAGTCGGTATATGCCTGGTATTTACAGATGTGCCAGTCGCTTCTGAAGGTGGAAGCCTACTCCGAAGCGCAGCTATACACGGACAGTATCCGGATCGTATTCCCTGAAAAAGTAACGAAAAGTAACACGCCCTATTTCGACTTCCACGGTCAGGTACTCCTTCATACCAACCGCAAGAAGGAGGCACTCGACTGGTATGCCAAAGCAACTGAACAAATAGAAACCGTCCATAAACAAAAAGGCTCCGCAACATACAGCAAACAACAAATACAGACAATCTACCATGCCGCTCTTTTGCATCATCAACAAGGACAAACAGACTGGGCGATCAGACATCTGGAAGAGTTACAACCGCACAAGTACCCAATATTATATACTTCTAAAAACAATCTATACAACGATACATTATTGTTACCAAACTGTTTACACCTCTTAAGCGAATGCTATGAGGCAACAGGACAATTGCAGGCTGCCACCCGCTGTCTACAAACACTCGATTCTATTCAACATACAGAAATCAAACGGGGTAGTATATCTTTTATAAACTATAAGCACGAATTACGACGAAACACCATGCTCAGCAGTAACCTGGTCGAGCTGGAAAAGGCAGCCGTCCATACCCGGCAAATACAATATCTGCTTTATGCTATCATAAGTTGCCTGCTGATAGTGATCATTGCCGGTCTGCTGGCATGGCAGCGCCATCAGCGGCGGCTTCGCCAGTTATACGAGGTATTGATGGAACAGCATACTATCTGGTTGCAGGCGCATGAAACCGAGGATATTCTCCCCCCCGGCATACTACCCCTACCCGTTGAACCGACCTCGGAGAAAAGTAATGAACCGGAAGCACCGGAAATACCTGTTATAGAAGTAAGGCAGCCATCCCAGCTCTTCCTCCGCATACTCCATCTGATGGATACCCGGAAACCTTACCGCGATCCGTCATTCGACCTGGTAACTCTGGCACAACTAGCCGCAACAAACCGTTCCCAGCTATCCTCTTTAATCAACCGGGAAACACCCAACGGTTTCAGCTACTGGTTAGCCGAATACCGGGTGAACGACCTGATCCAACAAACTGAACTTTTCCCGGACAAAAGTATGGATGAACTATACGTGCTTTCCGGCTTCCCCTCACGAACCACCTTCTTCCGCCAGTTCCGCCTGGTAACCGGACTTACCCCCAGGCAATACAAGACACAACGGAATCGCCCTTGTTTCATAAAGTCCGAATAG
- a CDS encoding DUF5686 family protein: MHLVIANATAYENAVASYETEVYVKGYTAVQKKNILIHFSNLIFPVESNPKETVFEMVSNFRYDAPNNYRHNIEAMNSNRPVRTAKQKEVLSFINMNIYSPTIYNKGIIMPVAREAFRYYNFSLENVEDTAGIRIYTIRFTPKQWSQKLLDGHLYIVDGSWTIDRAEMNGHSTLSEFTLRMRFNRDRRYFLLPEEANLKVRFHAVGNKLANYYHATYRYKSVTWIEENNEPPQRKPLDQTRYFSLSSDTIPVIHDTAYWQAKRNTGLTPDELQVYHLTPQQPVTNTNNFTPYLKITERLTNTMNLDYKTTRVKYSGLLNPFQLGYSGNNGFTYHQRLRISKTFDRDRQLRFRPELGYLFKRRQLFFKLAGDWEYLPERQGILSLTAANDNPSYPAGVIQRIGQQLQDSSFLTTENLHNKFRHYYIELRNNIELANGLKLAAGLSFHRRIPAEKNKHAFHDFTPAVGLTYTPRQYYWMDGYRKEYLYSRYPTFSIEVVQAIPGTGRNAGNYGRVEADMHQSIRIGLSQRFNYHLSGGGYFNRKALYFADFRYFTRHYFPESWNDSFGGVFYQLPGIHYNISDSYAQCHLMFESPLLLFQLIKTRHVRYVVSERLYFSQLWTPDLPCYTELGYGVGSDLFNVGIFAGFERGHYHSIGVKFTLELFH, encoded by the coding sequence ATGCATCTCGTAATAGCCAATGCCACCGCTTACGAAAATGCGGTGGCATCCTATGAAACCGAAGTATATGTGAAAGGGTACACAGCGGTACAAAAAAAGAATATCCTTATCCACTTTTCCAACCTGATCTTTCCGGTCGAATCTAACCCAAAAGAGACAGTTTTCGAAATGGTGAGCAACTTCCGGTACGATGCTCCCAATAATTACCGTCATAATATCGAGGCGATGAACAGTAACCGTCCGGTCAGAACTGCCAAACAAAAGGAGGTACTGTCGTTCATCAACATGAACATTTACTCGCCTACCATTTATAATAAAGGGATCATCATGCCTGTTGCCCGGGAAGCTTTCCGTTACTACAACTTCAGCCTGGAGAATGTGGAGGATACGGCCGGCATCCGCATTTATACCATTCGTTTCACCCCGAAGCAGTGGAGTCAGAAACTGCTGGACGGACATCTCTACATCGTAGACGGAAGCTGGACAATAGACCGGGCGGAGATGAACGGACACTCCACTCTCTCGGAGTTCACCCTCCGGATGCGTTTCAACCGTGACCGTCGCTACTTCCTCCTACCGGAAGAAGCGAACCTGAAAGTCCGTTTCCACGCAGTGGGTAACAAGCTGGCAAACTACTACCATGCGACTTACCGTTACAAATCGGTCACCTGGATAGAGGAGAACAACGAACCACCTCAGCGGAAACCGCTTGACCAGACACGCTACTTCAGCCTGTCGTCCGACACGATACCTGTCATCCACGATACGGCTTACTGGCAGGCCAAACGCAATACAGGTCTTACACCCGATGAATTACAGGTCTACCACCTTACACCCCAACAGCCTGTGACCAACACCAACAACTTCACTCCTTACCTGAAAATCACCGAACGGCTGACAAATACTATGAACCTCGACTACAAAACCACTCGTGTCAAATACTCGGGCCTGCTCAACCCTTTCCAGCTGGGGTATTCGGGAAACAACGGCTTCACTTACCATCAACGATTACGTATCAGCAAGACCTTCGACCGTGACCGCCAACTGCGCTTCCGTCCCGAACTGGGTTATCTGTTCAAGCGACGACAGCTATTCTTCAAACTGGCGGGGGATTGGGAGTACCTTCCCGAGCGGCAAGGTATTCTCAGCCTGACCGCCGCCAACGACAACCCGAGTTACCCTGCCGGCGTGATACAACGGATCGGGCAACAACTACAGGACAGCTCTTTTCTGACTACCGAAAACCTGCACAACAAATTCAGGCATTATTACATAGAGCTCAGGAATAATATCGAGCTGGCAAACGGGCTGAAACTGGCTGCCGGTCTCTCCTTTCACCGGAGAATACCGGCGGAGAAAAATAAGCATGCCTTTCACGACTTCACACCGGCGGTCGGCCTGACGTATACCCCCCGGCAATATTACTGGATGGATGGTTATCGGAAAGAGTATCTCTACTCTCGTTACCCGACCTTCTCCATCGAGGTGGTGCAGGCCATCCCCGGGACAGGTCGCAACGCGGGTAATTACGGACGGGTAGAAGCCGATATGCACCAAAGTATCCGTATCGGCCTGTCGCAACGATTCAACTATCACCTGAGCGGCGGGGGATACTTCAACCGGAAAGCACTCTATTTCGCGGACTTCCGGTACTTCACCCGGCATTATTTTCCCGAGTCGTGGAACGATAGCTTCGGTGGTGTATTCTATCAATTGCCAGGCATACACTACAACATATCCGACAGCTATGCCCAGTGTCACCTGATGTTCGAAAGTCCGTTGCTCCTGTTTCAGCTGATAAAAACCAGACATGTCCGGTATGTCGTTTCCGAACGCCTCTATTTCAGTCAACTCTGGACACCGGATCTTCCCTGCTACACCGAGCTGGGATACGGTGTGGGCAGCGACCTGTTTAATGTAGGTATCTTTGCCGGATTCGAACGGGGGCACTACCACAGTATAGGGGTGAAGTTTACCCTGGAGCTATTCCACTAA
- a CDS encoding Plug domain-containing protein produces the protein MDYYMQTSHMIFYRFVLSGLLLLISYTPGYSEESRLSQPVDTLSFHLPDVVVTAIEGKGVGSVSLLPSSAIEHVQPFSAADLMQLLPGGLTINSSFGQPQYFAIREITLNNGLNNLYPQDAEQVQIVLDGSPLHSNTDIGNPFSGADTRFLSMNEVEQAEVVRGIPSARYGNLTNGMLLLKTRSGKMPLTAGIRYNPNMKQYTAGKGFVISPPGHTLNLLADYTAQGNFHTGGLRLANTYHWQPGGHPLTARFDYYVRIGNLKSYASEENHIRQKLQNHRLTFNGEWKPGKPLLESLSFRADFSASKTVEDKYYVPFAQQVYTHSTVTGESVAQVLPARYICRELREGLPVYTEMEIHAITQRPLPSSGSRIELSTGITWRSEGNRGNGLQFDFERPPSDSPRPRSYKEIPFLHSGAAFAEAVFHGPYATVQAGIRYHGLGCKDYGWLGSVEPRLNLSWTAFSSSRYQLRLKGGAGLMGYMPTNEMLYPSPVYNDRTSFYYNDPKEGNSLAIVYTHVSDDRKNTSLRPTINRKFETGFILGSPLVNLDLTGFYERKTGGFTFMTDYRPYTYRAYEYQSETGLHPEYRNGQVWVNGQPVPYRNRHSFTAVSTPVNAETTTKHGVEMTADFGTFHPLLTSLVIDAQWLRISNKTDLLTAHTESGEINGESYAYVGYYDKGYNSRGNKLITEQLSTNCRFITRIPRIGLVTTLTLQMVWMQRSRWYYNDGNETEIWPVYWCGADGIRHPFTETEKADPDFSKLLIIGNPNDFLQDAYKPYGLINLRVSKEFSRYVTLSFFSNNLGDMRPVRLVASTGNYLRQNPSPFFGLEMQIKL, from the coding sequence ATGGATTATTATATGCAGACATCCCACATGATATTCTACCGGTTCGTCTTGTCCGGTTTATTATTACTTATTTCTTATACGCCGGGATATAGTGAGGAATCTCGTCTGTCACAACCTGTCGACACACTCTCTTTCCACCTACCTGACGTTGTAGTGACCGCCATTGAAGGGAAAGGAGTGGGAAGTGTGTCGTTGTTGCCTTCCTCTGCCATAGAACATGTACAACCTTTCAGCGCCGCTGACCTGATGCAGCTCCTACCGGGAGGACTGACGATCAATTCTTCTTTTGGTCAACCTCAATACTTTGCAATCAGGGAAATTACACTGAACAATGGACTGAATAACCTGTACCCTCAGGATGCTGAACAGGTACAGATCGTGCTTGACGGTTCACCACTACATAGCAATACGGACATTGGAAATCCGTTCAGCGGTGCAGATACCCGTTTCCTTTCCATGAATGAAGTAGAGCAGGCAGAGGTTGTCCGTGGTATTCCCTCGGCCCGTTACGGAAATCTCACCAATGGAATGTTGTTGCTAAAAACCCGTAGTGGTAAAATGCCTCTTACTGCCGGTATACGCTACAACCCAAACATGAAGCAATACACAGCAGGAAAAGGCTTCGTCATTTCTCCTCCCGGACACACGTTGAACCTGCTGGCCGACTATACTGCACAAGGTAATTTCCACACCGGAGGGCTTCGTTTGGCTAATACCTACCACTGGCAACCGGGAGGTCATCCGCTAACAGCACGATTCGATTATTACGTAAGAATAGGTAATCTAAAAAGCTATGCCAGCGAAGAAAACCATATCCGACAAAAATTGCAAAACCACCGGTTGACCTTCAACGGAGAATGGAAACCCGGTAAACCATTACTCGAAAGTCTTTCATTCCGTGCCGACTTCTCTGCCTCTAAAACGGTGGAGGACAAATATTACGTACCGTTTGCCCAGCAAGTCTACACCCACTCGACCGTCACTGGTGAAAGCGTAGCACAGGTATTGCCTGCCCGTTACATCTGTCGCGAACTACGCGAAGGGCTACCGGTCTATACCGAAATGGAAATACATGCCATCACACAACGTCCTTTGCCTTCATCCGGAAGCCGGATAGAGCTAAGCACCGGAATCACTTGGCGCAGCGAAGGTAACCGAGGTAACGGATTACAATTCGACTTCGAACGCCCGCCGAGCGACTCCCCCCGTCCCCGTTCCTATAAAGAAATACCTTTCTTGCATAGCGGTGCGGCTTTTGCTGAAGCAGTCTTCCACGGACCTTATGCAACGGTACAGGCCGGAATACGTTACCACGGCCTCGGGTGCAAGGATTACGGCTGGCTGGGAAGTGTCGAACCCCGCCTCAACCTATCGTGGACAGCCTTTTCTTCATCCCGCTACCAACTACGACTGAAAGGGGGCGCCGGACTGATGGGATATATGCCAACCAACGAAATGCTCTATCCCTCGCCGGTTTACAACGACCGTACAAGTTTTTACTATAACGATCCAAAGGAAGGCAACTCACTCGCCATTGTCTATACCCATGTATCGGATGATAGAAAAAACACCAGTCTCCGCCCCACGATCAACCGGAAATTCGAGACCGGTTTCATTCTCGGATCTCCCCTGGTAAATCTCGACCTGACAGGTTTCTATGAGCGGAAAACAGGAGGTTTCACCTTTATGACCGATTACCGACCTTATACGTACCGGGCGTATGAATACCAAAGCGAAACAGGACTTCATCCCGAATACCGTAACGGGCAGGTATGGGTAAACGGGCAACCGGTTCCCTACCGGAACCGACACAGCTTTACAGCCGTCAGCACCCCAGTAAATGCAGAGACAACAACCAAGCATGGTGTCGAAATGACCGCCGACTTCGGTACGTTCCATCCCCTGCTTACCTCTCTGGTTATAGACGCGCAATGGCTCCGTATCAGCAACAAAACCGACCTGTTGACGGCCCATACCGAATCAGGCGAGATTAACGGAGAAAGTTATGCATATGTCGGCTATTATGATAAAGGATACAACTCCAGAGGTAATAAGTTGATCACTGAGCAACTCAGCACCAATTGCCGTTTCATTACCCGCATACCCCGTATTGGGCTGGTGACGACACTTACCCTGCAAATGGTTTGGATGCAACGTTCCCGATGGTACTACAACGATGGAAACGAAACAGAAATCTGGCCCGTCTACTGGTGCGGAGCGGACGGTATCCGCCACCCGTTCACCGAAACAGAGAAAGCCGATCCCGATTTCTCTAAATTACTCATAATCGGTAATCCCAATGATTTTTTACAGGATGCATACAAACCCTACGGTTTGATCAACCTCCGTGTCAGCAAAGAGTTCAGCCGCTATGTCACCCTGTCTTTCTTCTCCAACAACCTTGGGGATATGCGCCCGGTGCGCCTCGTTGCTAGCACGGGAAATTATCTGCGCCAAAATCCTTCTCCTTTCTTCGGATTGGAAATGCAAATAAAACTATAA
- a CDS encoding glutamate-5-semialdehyde dehydrogenase translates to MVINHLLKQSVTASRQLITLSDEAINRILTDTADELINRQAEVLTANEKDLARMDPTNPKYDRLKLTADRLAGIAGDMRNVASLPSPLGKVISKATRPNGMVIRKVSVPFGVIGVIYEARPNVTFDVFSLCFKSANACVLKGGSDADDSNRALVAIIHSVLERHGINPAVCTLLPPEREATTELLNAVGLVDLIIPRGSSSLINFVRDNARVPVIETGAGICHTYFDKDGDKEKGQAIVNNAKTRRVSVCNALDCLIIHQERLNDLSFICDKLKDSNVTIYADEQAFTALSEQYPSALLQPANEDSFGTEFLDYKMSIRTVASLEEALEHIARYSSKHSESIVSESFEAIRLFQQQVDAACVYANVSTAFTDGAQFGFGAEIGISTQKLHARGPMALPELTTYKYIIEGDGQIRKS, encoded by the coding sequence ATGGTAATCAATCACTTATTAAAGCAAAGCGTTACAGCATCCCGTCAACTTATCACGTTAAGTGACGAAGCGATAAACCGTATACTGACTGATACAGCAGACGAGCTGATAAACAGGCAAGCAGAAGTTCTTACGGCAAACGAGAAAGACCTCGCCCGTATGGACCCCACCAACCCCAAATACGACCGTCTGAAACTGACAGCCGACCGTCTGGCTGGCATTGCCGGAGACATGCGGAATGTAGCCTCACTCCCCTCTCCGCTCGGTAAAGTGATTAGTAAAGCTACCCGTCCGAACGGCATGGTGATCCGTAAAGTATCGGTACCATTCGGAGTGATAGGCGTTATCTACGAAGCACGTCCGAACGTCACTTTCGATGTATTCTCTTTATGTTTCAAAAGCGCAAACGCCTGTGTACTAAAAGGTGGTTCGGATGCCGACGACTCCAATCGTGCACTGGTTGCTATCATCCATTCCGTATTGGAACGCCACGGTATCAACCCGGCCGTTTGTACTTTATTGCCTCCCGAACGGGAAGCGACTACGGAATTATTGAATGCCGTCGGCCTGGTAGACCTTATCATTCCCCGTGGCAGCAGTTCGCTGATCAATTTCGTACGCGACAATGCCCGCGTGCCGGTTATCGAAACAGGAGCCGGTATCTGCCATACCTATTTTGACAAGGATGGGGACAAAGAAAAGGGACAGGCTATCGTGAACAACGCCAAGACCCGCCGGGTAAGCGTTTGCAATGCATTGGACTGTCTGATCATCCATCAGGAACGGCTCAACGATCTTTCCTTTATCTGCGATAAACTGAAAGATAGCAATGTCACGATCTATGCGGATGAGCAGGCTTTCACCGCTTTGTCGGAACAATATCCGTCAGCACTGCTGCAACCTGCCAACGAAGACAGCTTCGGTACCGAATTCCTCGACTACAAAATGAGTATCCGTACCGTAGCATCGCTTGAAGAAGCACTGGAACATATCGCCCGTTACAGTTCCAAACATAGTGAAAGTATCGTCAGCGAATCATTCGAAGCTATCCGCCTGTTCCAGCAACAGGTAGATGCAGCCTGTGTCTATGCCAACGTATCGACCGCTTTCACTGACGGCGCACAGTTCGGTTTCGGGGCAGAAATCGGTATCAGTACGCAAAAACTACATGCCCGCGGACCGATGGCTTTACCGGAATTGACTACCTATAAGTATATTATCGAAGGAGACGGACAGATAAGGAAATCCTGA
- a CDS encoding DUF6850 family outer membrane beta-barrel protein, with the protein MTIRQLHKLLFYCLLTIASLFKARGQDNSTEQSELSEITCTGISYRKHFNSWESSLNPAGIQYTPIDSLLETRIIYSNRHHVLAAVDQPDKTMQYGGTAEGYKRLGKLQLCGGMGWQQDRLKGQSWNYLVYPGSLVTAGDSLSVPHHFEQYSIYGKAAYAFSSRLLAGLSGAYTATKNKDASPEGRYSGNAYITTFSIGLIYTVQSIRTGLSASFEHRTESFSSGSDNNKRLYTFPSGYFIPMTEFSFGTKGTSGSSTKSTGQYRSITNGGQAALQAEWIQANRKWFNELNAGYECRSISPDYTSFLYGWKEQAITFGYHSRLAIPHGRWVHLLTPALSLQRTRSDRILQSSTLLRFAARHTAKVSVGYELAHDYTPDGPSRAWQLTASLMDLRDKYYSYPYTISQLTGTIRIETAFLRHLDLPHARHLMVRPSVSLQTGYGTEEHITREENKAEVEMGTLRNYERVSSRFAALTATRLQLGMLMEYRRPLIDKTDGGLRIQAEIEQIIRNKTNYRTDKTGGGITFSLIVWI; encoded by the coding sequence ATGACGATCAGACAACTACATAAACTACTATTTTATTGCCTGCTTACTATAGCCTCACTATTTAAGGCAAGAGGACAAGACAATTCGACCGAACAATCTGAATTATCTGAAATTACTTGCACAGGCATCAGCTACCGCAAACATTTCAACTCCTGGGAAAGCTCTCTCAACCCGGCAGGAATCCAGTATACACCCATCGACAGTTTGTTGGAAACCCGGATCATATACAGCAATCGACATCATGTACTTGCAGCTGTCGATCAACCAGACAAGACCATGCAATACGGTGGAACGGCAGAAGGTTACAAACGATTAGGCAAGTTACAACTCTGTGGAGGTATGGGTTGGCAACAAGATCGCCTGAAAGGACAAAGCTGGAACTACCTCGTATACCCCGGCAGCTTGGTTACGGCAGGCGACTCCTTGAGTGTTCCACACCACTTCGAGCAATACAGCATCTACGGAAAGGCAGCTTATGCCTTCTCCTCCCGACTCCTGGCTGGGCTGAGCGGTGCCTACACTGCAACCAAGAACAAAGATGCCTCACCGGAAGGACGATACAGCGGCAATGCATATATAACCACCTTCTCGATCGGCCTGATCTATACCGTGCAATCCATCCGTACCGGTCTTTCAGCCTCTTTTGAACACCGGACAGAATCATTCAGCTCCGGTAGTGATAACAATAAACGCCTCTACACTTTCCCGTCGGGTTATTTCATTCCTATGACAGAATTCAGTTTCGGAACCAAGGGAACATCCGGAAGTTCTACAAAGAGCACAGGTCAATATCGCAGCATAACCAATGGAGGGCAAGCTGCTTTACAAGCGGAATGGATACAAGCCAATCGGAAATGGTTCAACGAGCTGAATGCCGGATATGAATGCCGCAGTATAAGTCCTGATTATACGTCCTTCCTGTACGGTTGGAAAGAGCAGGCCATTACATTTGGTTACCACAGTAGACTGGCGATACCTCACGGACGATGGGTCCATCTCCTTACCCCTGCTCTTTCCCTGCAACGTACCCGATCCGATCGTATCCTGCAATCATCGACCCTGCTTCGTTTCGCCGCACGCCATACGGCAAAAGTATCGGTCGGTTATGAACTGGCACACGATTACACTCCGGACGGTCCTTCCCGCGCCTGGCAACTGACAGCCTCCCTGATGGATCTCCGTGACAAATATTACAGTTATCCTTACACGATCTCCCAACTTACCGGCACCATCCGGATCGAAACAGCCTTCCTCCGCCATCTCGACCTACCGCATGCAAGACATCTGATGGTACGCCCATCCGTATCCTTACAGACAGGCTACGGTACAGAAGAACACATCACCCGAGAAGAAAATAAAGCCGAAGTTGAAATGGGAACCCTCCGCAATTACGAACGTGTCAGTTCCCGTTTCGCCGCCCTCACCGCTACACGTTTACAACTAGGTATGTTGATGGAATACCGTCGCCCACTGATAGACAAAACAGACGGAGGATTACGCATACAGGCGGAGATTGAACAGATCATCCGAAATAAAACCAATTACCGGACGGATAAAACTGGTGGAGGCATTACTTTTTCGCTTATCGTCTGGATCTGA
- a CDS encoding helix-turn-helix domain-containing protein — protein MDKKTNSLFVMQRLYAHILNVMENEKPYLDPGLTLRKLVRLIGTNRTLLSTTLNSQSQMNFNKWLATYRVNHLLETIRCTPDKSIDELYPKSGFTSRTSFYRQFHLVTGLTPREYLKMQEERTTPNHL, from the coding sequence ATGGACAAAAAGACGAATTCACTCTTTGTGATGCAACGCTTGTATGCACATATATTAAATGTTATGGAAAATGAAAAGCCATACCTCGACCCTGGGTTGACCTTAAGGAAACTGGTACGTCTTATCGGAACAAACCGCACGCTCCTCTCAACGACTCTGAATAGCCAATCGCAGATGAATTTCAATAAATGGCTAGCAACTTACCGGGTAAACCACCTGTTGGAAACAATTCGTTGTACCCCTGATAAAAGTATTGACGAACTATATCCAAAGTCAGGATTTACCTCCCGAACGTCCTTTTATCGCCAATTTCATCTTGTTACCGGACTGACACCTAGAGAATATCTCAAAATGCAAGAAGAAAGAACGACCCCAAATCATTTATAA
- a CDS encoding DUF4876 domain-containing protein: MTTQLKYIKLCLLFLLLTAGCSEAPFDSRVIHIRLVTTDNTPEFPLNNIPIVIKNQTIGNSYTQATDIDGKADIKISPGICSVSFSHRLTKGMTTYNLSGGLASLTVEPGNQDLYLELPVSQTTAPQLVIEELYFSGCMRIDDKTHYTSDQYLAIANNSDQTVYLDGLCIAQAAPYTTAKPSSWMQLTDMKEIPLAMMCWQFPGNGTDNPLEPGQRQIIATNAVDHTSGPAGVAASLDLSHVEWAFWNAALTSSQITAGVRPLNLVWHGSAKVYALTVSGPTILLFLPQSDMTAWVADNSHIGTEPETTSKLQYLYIPAEWVIDVANFVTSAVQTANSRIPLTMDPSPGLAGPTGSGFAWRREHRKEGNRTVWETGRGTSRDFSRQQPSMKDNSGTN; the protein is encoded by the coding sequence ATGACAACACAACTCAAATACATAAAACTATGCCTGCTTTTCCTACTGCTTACAGCAGGATGTTCGGAAGCCCCTTTCGATAGCCGGGTCATACACATCCGCCTCGTGACAACGGACAATACTCCGGAATTTCCGCTCAATAATATCCCGATCGTCATAAAAAACCAAACCATCGGCAACTCATACACGCAAGCGACCGACATCGACGGGAAAGCAGATATTAAGATCTCTCCGGGAATCTGTTCCGTCAGTTTCTCCCACCGATTGACAAAAGGCATGACTACCTATAACCTCAGTGGAGGATTGGCAAGTCTCACGGTAGAGCCTGGAAACCAGGATCTATATCTGGAACTACCAGTTTCCCAGACTACCGCCCCACAGCTGGTGATAGAAGAACTCTATTTCAGCGGTTGTATGCGAATTGACGATAAAACCCATTATACTTCCGATCAGTATCTGGCGATTGCAAATAACTCCGACCAGACCGTTTACCTCGATGGCCTCTGTATCGCTCAGGCCGCTCCTTACACGACAGCAAAACCGTCAAGCTGGATGCAATTGACTGACATGAAGGAGATTCCTCTCGCGATGATGTGCTGGCAGTTCCCCGGCAACGGTACCGACAATCCGCTCGAACCCGGTCAGCGACAAATTATCGCTACAAATGCAGTCGACCATACTTCCGGTCCGGCAGGTGTTGCCGCATCACTGGATCTCTCGCATGTAGAATGGGCTTTTTGGAACGCCGCCTTGACCTCGAGCCAAATCACCGCCGGTGTACGCCCTCTGAATCTGGTCTGGCATGGTAGTGCAAAAGTATATGCCCTGACAGTCAGTGGTCCGACCATACTGCTCTTCCTGCCCCAAAGTGATATGACCGCCTGGGTTGCCGACAACAGTCACATAGGAACTGAGCCGGAGACTACCTCCAAGTTACAATATTTATATATCCCAGCCGAATGGGTAATCGATGTCGCCAACTTCGTCACCTCTGCGGTACAGACAGCCAACAGTCGTATCCCCCTCACGATGGATCCGTCCCCCGGCTTGGCCGGCCCTACCGGTAGCGGTTTTGCCTGGCGAAGAGAGCACCGGAAAGAGGGAAACCGTACCGTTTGGGAAACGGGAAGAGGAACCTCTCGTGACTTCAGTCGGCAACAACCAAGTATGAAAGACAATTCCGGTACAAACTAA